From the genome of Mixophyes fleayi isolate aMixFle1 chromosome 2, aMixFle1.hap1, whole genome shotgun sequence, one region includes:
- the LOC142140036 gene encoding odorant receptor 131-2-like has product MANSIQLDSNMTAHDNVTKEVVRTIYFILVLLMFCIFLYFMAVILNAFFTIPHVQENPRYKLFIHMLVNDLAYLVISLFLFISSVYFIYLPLPICYTLLSFSTCAFRITPYNLAVMSLERYAAICHPLRHAQLCTAQRSSAAIAFMWTVGLIPQLADFITFCFNVEKRIFSINIICNWALLIVNELQVVIKTITIIISFTIVGLIIAYTYLKVMLVARRIGSGKSASKAGKTVLLHAFQLMLCMLSFTSSYTEKYIIPYFLYMPIINFFLFMCLPRFISPLIYGIRDEVLGKHIRNVCSSGRFSTVK; this is encoded by the coding sequence ATGGCGAACTCTATCCAGCTCGACAGCAACATGACTGCACATGACAATGTAACCAAAGAGGTTGTAAGGACGATTTATTTCATATTAGTGCTCCTCATGTTTTGCATCTTCTTGTACTTCATGGCTGTTATACTGAATGCCTTCTTCACGATTCCTCATGTCCAGGAGAATCCTCGCTATAAGCTGTTTATCCACATGCTGGTTAATGATCTAGCATATCTAGTTATTTCATTGTTTCTCTTTATCTcttctgtgtattttatatatctgcCTCTGCCAATCTGCTATACACTTCTCAGTTTCTCCACCTGTGCATTTAGGATTACTCCTTACAATTTGGCGGTCATGTCTTTGGAACGCTACGCAGCCATTTGCCACCCATTAAGACATGCACAGTTGTGCACAGCACAGAGGTCTAGTGCTGCCATTGCATTCATGTGGACAGTGGGGCTCATTCCACAGCTTgcagattttattacattttgcttTAACGTAGAAAAACGTATCTTTTCAATCAATATCATCTGCAACTGGGCATTATTAATAGTAAATGAATTACAAGTAGTTATAAAAACAATAACCATCATAATTAGCTTTACCATTGTTGGACTGATAATCGCCTACACATACCTGAAAGTTATGCTGGTAGCTCGGAGGATTGGCTCTGGGAAATCTGCTTCTAAGGCTGGAAAAACTGTCTTGCTCCACGCGTTTCAGCTCATGTTATGTATGTTGTCTTTCACATCTTCATACACTGAAAAATATATCATACCATATTTTCTCTATATGCCAATAATTAACTTCTTCCTGTTTATGTGTCTTCCCAGATTTATCAGTCCATTAATTTATGGGATTAGAGATGAAGTACTTGGTAAACATATTAGAAATGTGTGCTCATCCGGGAGGTTCTCGACTGTAAAATGA